The Myxococcota bacterium genome has a segment encoding these proteins:
- a CDS encoding cytochrome P450 has protein sequence MATNGARIDSDDLIHPHHYGTKGVPHDVWTELRAHAPVYRCEPSEHEPFWAITKHADIMDISGRPDVFSNTAGPVILSRQQLADRRNPENPLATLRTIIEMDPPEHRDFRKVASGMFTPRGVQHLERLAAESARALIDALGAEGECDFVEKIAQRHPLRILAQLLGIDRDDEERVLELTQQLFAGDDPDLQRKGEDRSEAQKQLGIEFYQLFDRIVQDRRANPRDDLATKLATGVLPDGSAMGPLETFGYYLIVFTAGHDTTRNALAGGLAALIENPDQLAALRGHPERAKAAVEEVVRWVSPVNYMRRLLLRDVELHGQKLAKGDSLVMFYASANRDEDVFDAPFRFDISRHPNRHLGFGTGEHFCLGAHVARMSSRKLLEEIANRVEVLEPAASPSQIESSFVVGLKSLPVRYRFRPATAA, from the coding sequence ATGGCGACGAACGGCGCACGGATCGACTCCGACGACCTGATCCACCCGCACCACTACGGCACGAAGGGCGTTCCGCACGACGTCTGGACGGAGCTGCGCGCGCACGCGCCGGTGTACCGCTGCGAGCCCTCGGAGCACGAGCCGTTCTGGGCGATCACGAAGCACGCGGACATCATGGACATCTCGGGCCGGCCCGACGTGTTCTCGAACACCGCAGGGCCCGTGATCCTGAGCCGCCAGCAGCTGGCCGATCGCCGCAATCCCGAGAATCCGCTCGCGACGCTGCGCACGATCATCGAGATGGATCCGCCCGAGCACCGCGACTTCCGCAAGGTGGCGAGCGGGATGTTCACGCCGCGCGGCGTGCAGCACCTCGAGCGGCTGGCCGCGGAGAGTGCGCGCGCGCTGATCGACGCGCTCGGCGCGGAAGGCGAGTGCGACTTCGTCGAGAAGATCGCGCAGCGCCACCCGCTGCGGATCCTCGCGCAGCTGCTCGGCATCGACCGCGACGACGAGGAGCGCGTGCTCGAGCTGACGCAGCAGCTCTTCGCGGGGGACGACCCCGACCTGCAGCGCAAGGGCGAGGATCGCAGCGAGGCGCAGAAGCAGCTCGGCATCGAGTTCTACCAGCTCTTCGATCGCATCGTGCAGGACCGCCGCGCGAACCCGCGCGACGACCTCGCGACCAAGCTCGCGACGGGCGTGCTCCCGGACGGAAGCGCGATGGGGCCGCTCGAGACGTTCGGCTACTACCTGATCGTCTTCACCGCGGGCCACGACACGACGCGCAACGCGCTCGCCGGCGGCCTCGCCGCGCTGATCGAGAACCCCGACCAGCTCGCCGCGCTCCGAGGGCACCCCGAGCGGGCGAAGGCCGCGGTCGAGGAGGTCGTGCGCTGGGTCTCGCCCGTCAACTACATGCGCCGCCTGCTGCTGCGCGACGTCGAGCTGCACGGCCAGAAGCTCGCGAAGGGCGACAGCCTCGTGATGTTCTACGCGTCGGCCAACCGCGACGAGGACGTGTTCGACGCCCCGTTCCGCTTCGACATCTCGCGCCACCCGAACCGCCACCTCGGCTTCGGAACCGGCGAGCACTTCTGCCTGGGTGCCCACGTCGCGCGCATGAGCTCGCGCAAGCTGCTCGAGGAGATCGCCAACCGCGTCGAGGTGCTCGAGCCCGCGGCGTCGCCGTCGCAGATCGAGTCGAGCTTCGTGGTCGGGCTCAAGAGCCTGCCGGTCCGCTACCGCTTCCGCCCCGCGACGGCCGCCTGA
- a CDS encoding arylsulfotransferase family protein, which yields MRAAASLLATLAASAISCGDDGAPAPYRAPTTRARESSHARIDRLRSLGYLVFAEGNDAAGAARSGVVRHDRARTQPGYRWYNEQNRAAAVLIDADGRVLHRVEDVDGTYWARAELLPGGDVLAVGAANRGERRSEIEDEDRYVARFAWDGGLRWKRSIGAHHDVEVLSDGRILALVMEPRRIPAVDPDVDVRDDFVVELDGDGRELARHSIHDWLAGGPAAFAFGDVAAHLEATNAERRDGVRDYVDLLHTNSIDPIELPSLVGTSPLHRADSWLLTSRHQDTIAIVGAEGGGLRFAWGRGVLDGPHDASWLANGRLLVFDNGLGRNWSRVVEVDPQTREIVWEYRGSPPESFYTASRGSAQRLPNGNTLVSNSGEGQAFEITPEGEIVWEFWNPERNQKGRRATLGRMRWLDPRWVDPLLARDRSAPPL from the coding sequence GTGAGGGCGGCCGCGAGCCTCCTCGCGACCCTCGCCGCATCCGCGATCTCCTGCGGCGACGACGGCGCGCCGGCTCCCTACCGCGCGCCGACGACGCGCGCGCGCGAGTCGTCGCACGCAAGGATCGATCGGCTGCGCTCGCTCGGCTACCTCGTGTTCGCCGAGGGGAACGACGCCGCGGGAGCCGCGCGCTCGGGCGTCGTGCGCCACGACCGCGCGCGGACGCAGCCCGGGTATCGCTGGTACAACGAGCAGAACCGCGCCGCCGCCGTGCTGATCGACGCCGACGGCCGCGTGCTCCACCGCGTCGAGGACGTGGACGGGACGTACTGGGCGCGCGCGGAGCTGCTCCCCGGTGGCGACGTGCTGGCCGTCGGCGCGGCGAATCGGGGCGAGCGCCGCTCCGAGATCGAGGACGAGGATCGCTACGTCGCTCGCTTCGCGTGGGATGGAGGGCTGCGCTGGAAGCGGTCGATCGGCGCGCACCACGACGTCGAGGTGCTGTCCGACGGGCGCATCCTGGCGCTCGTGATGGAGCCGCGCCGCATTCCGGCGGTCGATCCCGACGTCGACGTGCGCGACGACTTCGTCGTCGAGCTCGACGGCGACGGGCGCGAGCTCGCGCGCCACTCGATCCACGACTGGCTCGCCGGCGGCCCGGCCGCGTTCGCGTTCGGCGACGTCGCTGCGCACCTCGAGGCGACGAACGCCGAACGCCGCGACGGGGTGCGCGACTACGTCGACCTCCTGCACACGAACTCGATCGATCCGATCGAGCTTCCCTCGCTCGTCGGCACGAGCCCGCTCCACCGCGCCGACTCCTGGCTCCTCACGTCGCGGCACCAGGACACGATCGCGATCGTCGGCGCGGAGGGCGGCGGCCTGCGCTTCGCGTGGGGGCGCGGCGTGCTAGACGGCCCGCACGACGCGAGCTGGCTCGCGAACGGTCGTCTGCTCGTGTTCGACAACGGCCTCGGGCGCAACTGGTCGCGCGTCGTCGAGGTCGATCCGCAGACCCGCGAGATCGTCTGGGAGTACCGCGGATCGCCTCCGGAGAGCTTCTACACCGCGAGCCGCGGCTCCGCGCAGCGCCTCCCGAACGGCAACACGCTCGTCTCGAACTCGGGCGAGGGCCAGGCGTTCGAGATCACGCCGGAGGGCGAGATCGTCTGGGAGTTCTGGAACCCCGAGCGCAACCAGAAGGGACGTCGCGCGACTCTCGGGCGCATGCGCTGGCTCGACCCGCGCTGGGTCGACCCGCTGCTCGCGCGCGACCGCTCCGCACCGCCCCTCTAG
- a CDS encoding Gfo/Idh/MocA family oxidoreductase, whose protein sequence is MTRPITRRELLARGALGAAALAAPGCATPWLWEERPLPPGEAPRVACIGVGMQGWIDSQRIAAAGARVTALCDVDATPPKWVFLLRDVRRAFPDARFHRDYREMLAAHADDFDAVVISTPDHTHAHAALLAMQAGKHVFCQKPLTWSIDEARALARAARASGVVTQMGNQGHARDHLRRAVELVRGGAIGRVQEVHCFTNRPIWPQGLRERPPARPVPDDLDWDLWLGPAPERPYADGYHPFDWRGFWDFGTGALGDMGCHILDMPLFALDAGAPLAVEAECEDATDESPPTASTVRYRFAAGAQNDELDVVWTDGGRLPPEDVHRRLGISQRRLRAHDCVVFGSEGALLFDHLETLELRAGARTDALHDVPTTLPRVVNNAVEWIDAIRGGPPPLSRFELSGPFTETVLAGNLAIRAGRRVAWEETLGGAGRAADLAPWLARAPRAGWALPELAADRAPARAARA, encoded by the coding sequence GTGACGCGCCCGATCACGCGGCGCGAGCTGCTCGCGCGCGGGGCGCTCGGCGCGGCGGCGCTCGCGGCGCCCGGGTGCGCGACGCCGTGGCTCTGGGAGGAGCGCCCGCTCCCGCCGGGCGAAGCGCCGCGCGTCGCGTGCATCGGCGTCGGCATGCAGGGCTGGATCGACTCGCAGCGCATCGCGGCCGCGGGCGCGCGCGTGACCGCGCTCTGCGACGTCGACGCGACGCCGCCGAAGTGGGTGTTCCTGCTGCGCGACGTGCGCAGGGCGTTCCCCGACGCGCGCTTCCACCGCGACTACCGCGAGATGCTCGCGGCGCACGCCGACGACTTCGACGCGGTCGTGATCTCGACGCCCGACCACACGCACGCGCACGCCGCGCTGCTCGCGATGCAGGCCGGGAAGCACGTCTTCTGCCAGAAGCCGCTCACGTGGTCGATCGACGAGGCGCGCGCGCTCGCGCGCGCGGCGCGCGCGTCGGGCGTCGTCACGCAGATGGGCAACCAGGGCCACGCGCGCGACCACCTGCGCCGCGCGGTCGAGCTCGTGCGCGGCGGCGCGATCGGCCGCGTGCAGGAGGTGCACTGCTTCACGAACCGCCCGATCTGGCCGCAGGGCCTGCGCGAGCGCCCGCCCGCGCGTCCCGTACCGGACGATCTCGACTGGGATCTCTGGCTCGGCCCCGCGCCCGAGCGGCCCTACGCCGACGGCTACCACCCGTTCGATTGGCGCGGCTTCTGGGACTTCGGCACCGGCGCGCTCGGCGACATGGGCTGCCACATCCTCGACATGCCGCTCTTCGCGCTCGACGCGGGCGCGCCGCTCGCCGTCGAGGCCGAATGCGAGGACGCGACCGACGAATCGCCGCCGACGGCGTCGACCGTGCGCTACCGCTTCGCGGCGGGCGCGCAGAACGACGAGCTCGACGTCGTCTGGACCGACGGCGGGCGCCTCCCTCCGGAGGACGTGCACCGCCGCCTCGGCATCTCGCAGCGGCGCCTGCGCGCGCACGACTGCGTCGTCTTCGGCAGCGAAGGGGCGCTGCTGTTCGACCACCTCGAGACGCTCGAGCTGCGCGCGGGCGCGCGCACCGACGCGCTGCACGACGTGCCGACGACACTCCCGCGCGTCGTCAACAACGCGGTCGAGTGGATCGACGCGATCCGCGGCGGGCCGCCGCCGCTCTCGCGCTTCGAGCTCTCGGGACCGTTCACCGAGACCGTGCTCGCGGGCAACCTCGCGATCCGCGCCGGACGGCGCGTCGCGTGGGAGGAGACGCTCGGCGGCGCGGGGCGCGCCGCCGACCTCGCGCCGTGGCTCGCGCGCGCGCCGCGCGCGGGCTGGGCGCTGCCGGAGCTCGCCGCCGATCGCGCGCCCGCCCGGGCGGCGCGCGCCTAA
- a CDS encoding nuclear transport factor 2 family protein: MSHNKDVVRTFFRTLWSDPETARALATDDVTWITTRSMPIPGNEGTIRHVGFEAVRNVADSGKKIDSGYRPETMSHPHELFLEAEDDHVVYQFTMRCTTKLGRDYVNDYLFLVKLEGGKIARFQEYWDSKQAYDVLVRGRDAATRA; encoded by the coding sequence ATGAGCCACAACAAGGACGTCGTCCGCACGTTCTTCCGCACGCTGTGGTCCGACCCGGAGACGGCCCGCGCGCTCGCCACCGACGACGTCACGTGGATCACGACGCGCTCGATGCCCATCCCGGGCAACGAGGGCACGATCCGGCACGTCGGCTTCGAGGCCGTCCGCAACGTCGCCGACAGCGGCAAGAAGATCGACTCGGGCTACCGGCCCGAGACGATGTCGCACCCGCACGAGCTCTTCCTCGAGGCCGAGGACGACCACGTCGTCTACCAGTTCACGATGCGCTGCACGACGAAGCTCGGGCGCGACTACGTGAACGACTACCTCTTCCTCGTGAAGCTCGAAGGCGGGAAGATCGCGCGCTTCCAGGAGTACTGGGACAGCAAGCAGGCCTACGACGTGCTCGTGCGCGGCCGCGACGCGGCGACGCGCGCGTGA
- a CDS encoding LLM class flavin-dependent oxidoreductase, giving the protein MKFALFAEIPVPRPWTPGKEAAALRNTVEQAVFAEQMGFHSFWTVEHHFLDEFSHCSNPEVLYGAVATRTSTLRIGYGVRLTPKPYNHPIRTAESVATLDCLSDGRVEWGTGRSATRLELEGFGINPHETREMLSEAIDHVVGCWTNDEYEFHGKYWDMPRRRVLPKPVQSPHPPIWTATTSEDGHYEVGRMGVGLLSFAVGVPPEDMIPRIAAYRRGQADCEKPKGLFRNDQVVTFTMAHCAATNAKAFAEAETSMVWYPKKGPELIGATADYARTFQKDLGTYHYTGDMKRMQDERVTDALTFDYIRDAGAAMVGDPDRCIEIAKRYEAAGCDLLFCLANPYDMTHEQVMSSLELLGKHVIPELDKG; this is encoded by the coding sequence GTGAAGTTCGCCCTGTTCGCCGAGATCCCGGTGCCCCGTCCGTGGACGCCGGGCAAGGAGGCCGCCGCGCTGCGCAACACGGTCGAGCAGGCCGTGTTCGCCGAGCAGATGGGCTTCCACTCGTTCTGGACCGTCGAGCACCACTTCCTCGACGAGTTCTCGCACTGCAGCAACCCGGAGGTGCTGTACGGCGCGGTCGCCACGCGCACGTCGACGCTGCGCATCGGCTACGGCGTGCGCCTCACGCCGAAGCCGTACAACCACCCGATCCGCACGGCCGAGAGCGTCGCGACGCTCGACTGCCTGTCGGACGGGCGCGTCGAGTGGGGCACCGGGCGCTCGGCGACGCGGCTCGAGCTCGAGGGCTTCGGCATCAACCCCCACGAGACGCGCGAGATGCTCTCGGAGGCGATCGACCACGTCGTCGGCTGCTGGACGAACGACGAGTACGAGTTCCACGGGAAGTACTGGGACATGCCGCGTCGCCGCGTGCTGCCGAAGCCCGTGCAGAGCCCGCACCCGCCGATCTGGACGGCGACGACGAGCGAGGACGGTCACTACGAGGTCGGCAGGATGGGCGTCGGCCTGCTCTCGTTCGCGGTCGGCGTGCCGCCCGAGGACATGATCCCGCGCATCGCGGCCTATCGACGCGGCCAGGCCGACTGCGAGAAGCCGAAGGGCCTCTTCCGCAACGACCAGGTCGTCACGTTCACGATGGCGCACTGCGCGGCGACGAACGCGAAGGCGTTCGCCGAGGCCGAGACCTCGATGGTCTGGTACCCGAAGAAGGGGCCGGAGCTGATCGGCGCCACGGCCGACTACGCGCGCACGTTCCAGAAGGATCTCGGCACCTATCACTACACGGGCGACATGAAGCGGATGCAGGACGAGCGCGTGACCGACGCGCTCACGTTCGACTACATCCGCGACGCCGGCGCCGCGATGGTGGGCGACCCCGACCGCTGCATCGAGATCGCGAAGCGCTACGAGGCCGCCGGCTGCGACCTCCTGTTCTGCCTCGCGAACCCGTACGACATGACGCACGAGCAGGTGATGTCGTCGCTCGAGCTGCTCGGGAAGCACGTCATCCCGGAGCTCGACAAGGGCTGA
- a CDS encoding nitroreductase family deazaflavin-dependent oxidoreductase, with amino-acid sequence MPSLSPRPLRRFIAANPWVVPAITRVHRWAYQALDGRFVASTGGSKILLLTTTGRRSGEPRTTPLLYVEDGERRIVVASNGGTERVPAWWRNLQAEPRAHVQAGRRHCDVVAREATPAEVEHLWPRLTAAYEFFDEYRSRTERTIPVVLLEPVAPAQRG; translated from the coding sequence GTGCCGTCCCTCTCGCCGCGCCCGCTGCGCCGCTTCATCGCGGCGAACCCCTGGGTCGTCCCGGCGATCACGCGCGTCCACCGCTGGGCCTACCAGGCGCTCGACGGTCGCTTCGTCGCGAGCACCGGCGGGTCGAAGATCCTGCTCCTCACGACCACCGGCCGGCGCTCGGGCGAGCCCCGCACGACGCCGCTCCTCTACGTGGAGGACGGCGAGCGGCGGATCGTCGTCGCGTCGAACGGCGGCACCGAGCGCGTGCCCGCGTGGTGGCGCAACCTGCAGGCCGAGCCGCGCGCGCACGTGCAGGCGGGCCGCCGTCACTGCGACGTCGTCGCGCGCGAGGCGACGCCCGCAGAGGTCGAGCATCTCTGGCCCCGGCTCACCGCGGCGTACGAGTTCTTCGACGAGTACCGGTCGCGCACGGAGCGCACGATCCCGGTGGTGCTGCTCGAGCCCGTCGCGCCCGCGCAGCGAGGTTAG
- a CDS encoding DUF1080 domain-containing protein has protein sequence MRCTPPSRPRGSVRAARPGPLPFLLLALAACATPPPPDAPASPPFALPAAERAAGFEVLFDGGGLDAFRGHRSDVVPPGWQVAAGAIYFDGRRFAPDLLTRERYASFELVLEWRAAPDANSGILFHVTEDHRDTWESGPEFQILDDESDPLHRTGANYALHPPALEAAPAGGDGWNEARIVVRGPRVEHWHNGTRVVVYELGSADWEARVARSKFDWMPDYGRAAEGHVALQAHGSPVWFRNVRIRRLAP, from the coding sequence ATGCGATGCACACCGCCCTCGCGCCCGCGCGGCTCCGTGCGCGCGGCGCGCCCAGGACCGCTGCCGTTCCTGCTGCTCGCGCTCGCCGCCTGCGCGACGCCGCCGCCGCCCGACGCGCCGGCGAGCCCGCCGTTCGCGCTCCCAGCCGCGGAGCGCGCGGCGGGCTTCGAGGTGCTCTTCGACGGCGGCGGCCTCGATGCCTTCCGCGGCCATCGCAGCGACGTCGTGCCGCCCGGCTGGCAGGTGGCCGCGGGCGCGATCTACTTCGACGGGCGCCGCTTCGCACCCGATCTCCTCACGCGCGAACGCTATGCGAGCTTCGAGCTCGTGCTCGAGTGGCGCGCGGCGCCCGACGCGAACAGCGGCATCCTCTTCCACGTGACCGAGGACCACCGCGACACCTGGGAGTCGGGGCCCGAGTTCCAGATCCTCGACGACGAGTCGGACCCGCTGCACCGCACCGGCGCGAACTACGCGCTGCACCCGCCCGCGCTCGAGGCCGCGCCCGCCGGCGGCGACGGCTGGAACGAGGCGCGCATCGTCGTGCGCGGCCCGCGCGTCGAGCACTGGCACAACGGGACGCGCGTCGTCGTCTACGAGCTCGGGAGCGCGGACTGGGAGGCGCGCGTCGCGCGCAGCAAGTTCGACTGGATGCCGGACTACGGGCGCGCCGCCGAGGGCCACGTCGCGCTGCAGGCGCACGGCTCGCCCGTGTGGTTCCGCAACGTCCGCATCCGCAGGCTCGCGCCGTGA
- a CDS encoding phosphotransferase has protein sequence MTPATDAAAPSDAMDRSALDERWQRGFRWVEEQLGGTITRFESQARWRPAWFLELRRASDGATLPLYWRGARGEFHRSTAPLEREGRILEVLERNGVPVPHPYGVCEDPPGLLLAQLPGRFNLATEPDPALRARTLDDYLHVLVRMHAIDAQEFAREGIRMPADPVESCLGELPSFVREYRRAKNQPDPMIEFAVDWCLRNVPRDRAHVGFVHCDCGQFLFDEGRVTGVIDFELAYLGDSAAADLAGIRSRQLSEPLGDMRKIVARYEEISGAAVDRRAIDYHTVRFGLTNPLGLAPVLGRPVPEMNYAQYLAWYVVYSRCPLEVMAHILGVALDPPDVPEPEPTSSHTATTFLANALERLRDGRAGEERYEMDRLYRVAQYLERSDRFRAALDADDLAEAAALLGRRPRDRAEADVALEELVARNAATGERDAELLRFFHRRLCREEALLQPTLRELEGARMEPID, from the coding sequence GTGACCCCCGCGACCGACGCTGCCGCCCCTTCCGACGCGATGGATCGCAGCGCGCTCGACGAGCGCTGGCAGCGCGGCTTCCGCTGGGTCGAGGAGCAGCTCGGCGGCACGATCACGCGCTTCGAGAGCCAGGCCCGCTGGCGGCCGGCGTGGTTCCTCGAGCTTCGCCGCGCGAGCGACGGCGCGACGCTCCCGCTCTACTGGCGCGGCGCGCGCGGCGAGTTCCACCGCAGCACGGCGCCGCTCGAGCGCGAGGGCCGCATCCTCGAGGTGCTCGAGCGCAACGGCGTGCCCGTGCCGCACCCCTACGGCGTCTGCGAGGATCCGCCCGGCCTGCTGCTCGCGCAGCTCCCGGGGCGCTTCAACCTCGCGACCGAGCCCGACCCCGCGCTGCGCGCGCGCACGCTCGACGACTACCTCCACGTGCTCGTGCGCATGCACGCGATCGATGCGCAGGAGTTCGCGCGCGAAGGCATCCGCATGCCGGCCGACCCCGTCGAGTCGTGCCTCGGCGAGCTGCCGAGCTTCGTGCGCGAGTACCGCCGCGCCAAGAACCAGCCCGACCCGATGATCGAGTTCGCCGTCGACTGGTGCCTGCGCAACGTCCCGCGCGACCGCGCGCACGTCGGCTTCGTGCACTGCGACTGCGGACAGTTCCTGTTCGACGAAGGGCGCGTCACGGGCGTGATCGACTTCGAGCTCGCCTACCTCGGCGACTCGGCCGCCGCCGACCTCGCCGGCATCCGCAGCCGCCAGCTCTCGGAGCCGCTCGGCGACATGCGGAAGATCGTCGCGCGCTACGAGGAGATCTCGGGCGCCGCGGTCGACCGGCGCGCGATCGACTACCACACGGTGCGCTTCGGCCTCACGAACCCGCTCGGCCTCGCGCCCGTGCTGGGCCGGCCCGTCCCGGAGATGAACTACGCGCAGTACCTCGCCTGGTACGTCGTGTACTCGCGCTGTCCGCTCGAGGTGATGGCGCACATCCTGGGCGTCGCGCTCGACCCGCCCGACGTGCCCGAGCCGGAGCCGACGTCGTCGCACACGGCGACGACGTTCCTCGCGAACGCGCTCGAGCGCCTGCGCGACGGGCGCGCGGGCGAGGAGCGCTACGAGATGGATCGCCTCTACCGCGTCGCGCAGTACCTCGAGCGCTCGGATCGCTTCCGTGCGGCGCTCGACGCCGACGACCTCGCCGAGGCGGCCGCGCTGCTCGGCCGCCGGCCGCGCGACCGCGCGGAGGCCGACGTCGCGCTCGAGGAGCTCGTCGCGCGCAACGCCGCGACGGGCGAACGCGACGCCGAGCTCCTGCGCTTCTTCCACCGGCGCCTGTGCCGCGAGGAGGCGCTGCTGCAGCCCACGCTCCGCGAGCTCGAGGGCGCGCGCATGGAGCCGATCGACTGA
- a CDS encoding ABC transporter permease gives MSFARRSLAIARKEVRQLRRDRFTAGMIVGLPVIQLLLFGYAINTDVRHLRAAVADEAGTQLSRRLVADAGASQVVDVVAEVATARELQDLLREGRVSIGVAIPADFERRVARRDRPPAQLLVDGSDPALQQAASGLARLPLDARAVPPGLREPPATFSVRPFYNPERRSAVQIVPGLIGVILTMTMVLFTAVAIVRERERGNLELLINTPVRTTELMLGKIAPYVAIGMVQTSLILLLGRIAFEVPVRGALVDLYVAALVFVAAALALGLLFSTLVSTQMQAFQLTFMSFLPQILMSGFMFPFDGMPRPARVLAEAMPLTHFVRLARGVLLRAAPLHELAREIWPLAVFFAITLSLAIARFRKRLD, from the coding sequence ATGAGCTTCGCGCGTCGCTCGCTCGCCATCGCGCGCAAGGAGGTGCGGCAGCTGCGCCGCGACCGGTTCACGGCCGGCATGATCGTCGGGCTGCCCGTGATCCAGCTGCTGCTCTTCGGCTATGCGATCAACACCGACGTGCGCCACCTGCGCGCGGCGGTCGCCGACGAGGCGGGCACGCAGCTGTCGCGGCGTCTCGTGGCCGACGCGGGCGCGAGCCAGGTGGTCGACGTCGTCGCCGAGGTCGCGACCGCGCGCGAGCTCCAGGACCTGCTGCGCGAGGGGCGCGTGTCGATCGGCGTCGCGATCCCGGCCGACTTCGAGCGCCGCGTGGCGCGGCGCGATCGCCCGCCCGCGCAGCTGCTCGTCGACGGCTCGGATCCCGCGCTCCAGCAGGCGGCGAGCGGCCTCGCGCGGCTGCCGCTCGACGCGCGGGCGGTGCCGCCCGGCCTGCGCGAGCCGCCCGCGACGTTCTCCGTGCGACCGTTCTACAACCCGGAGCGCCGCTCGGCCGTGCAGATCGTGCCCGGGCTCATCGGTGTGATCCTCACGATGACGATGGTGCTCTTCACGGCGGTCGCGATCGTGCGCGAGCGCGAGCGCGGCAACCTCGAGCTGCTCATCAACACGCCCGTGCGCACGACGGAGCTCATGCTCGGGAAGATCGCGCCCTACGTCGCGATCGGGATGGTGCAGACGTCGCTCATCCTGCTGCTCGGGCGCATCGCCTTCGAGGTGCCGGTGCGCGGCGCGCTCGTCGACCTCTACGTCGCGGCGCTCGTCTTCGTGGCGGCCGCGCTCGCGCTCGGGCTGCTGTTCTCGACGCTCGTGTCGACGCAGATGCAGGCGTTCCAGCTCACCTTCATGTCGTTCCTGCCGCAGATCCTGATGAGCGGGTTCATGTTCCCGTTCGACGGCATGCCGCGGCCCGCGCGCGTGCTCGCGGAGGCGATGCCGCTCACGCACTTCGTGCGGCTCGCGCGCGGCGTGCTGCTGCGCGCCGCGCCGCTCCACGAGCTCGCGCGCGAGATCTGGCCGCTCGCGGTCTTCTTCGCGATCACGCTCTCGCTCGCGATCGCGCGCTTCCGCAAGCGGCTCGACTGA
- a CDS encoding HlyD family secretion protein: MATRRARSSTACSRERGPSRSTRRARSSRRRAPRRATRHCASSASRRAGAIDALPFEVGERPPAGAVVAVMLADGAPYARVFVPAALRARVAPGAAARVHVDGVDAPFAARVRSVSSDAAFTPYYALTKHDRGRLTWVAEIDLTEDAARALPTGLPVEAELELAP; the protein is encoded by the coding sequence ATCGCGACGCGGCGCGCGCGGAGCTCGACCGCCTGCTCGCGGGAACGCGGTCCGAGCAGGTCGACCAGGCGCGCGCGCAGCTCGAGGAGGCGCGCGCCACGGCGCGCGACGCGGCACTGCGCGAGCAGCGCCTCGCGGCGCGCGGGGGCGATCGACGCGCTGCCCTTCGAGGTGGGCGAGCGGCCGCCGGCGGGCGCCGTCGTCGCCGTGATGCTCGCCGACGGCGCGCCCTACGCGCGCGTCTTCGTGCCCGCCGCGCTGCGCGCGCGCGTCGCGCCGGGCGCCGCGGCGCGCGTGCACGTCGACGGCGTCGACGCGCCGTTCGCCGCGCGCGTGCGCAGTGTGTCGTCCGACGCCGCGTTCACGCCGTACTACGCGCTCACGAAGCACGATCGCGGGCGCCTCACCTGGGTCGCGGAGATCGATCTCACCGAGGATGCGGCGCGCGCGCTGCCGACCGGCCTTCCGGTCGAGGCCGAGCTCGAGCTCGCGCCGTGA
- a CDS encoding ABC transporter ATP-binding protein: MEARQLTRRFGELVAVDHLDLAIPRGEIYGFLGPNGSGKTTTIRMLCGLLAPSEGDAVVLGLAVPREAPRLRERIGYMTQRFSLYEDLTVDENLAFLAEVYALARADAPGRIDELCEEYRLGALRAQLAGTLSGGQRQRLALAGAVIHHPDLLFLDEPTSAVDPESRRDFWESLFRLADAGTTILVSTHYMDEAERCHALAILDRGVLVANGAPRALMDELAGLVVEIEGDELRGARAALEPLDFVRSVAQLGTRLRALVEGTGRDAQVQRALDERGVPATARIAAPSLEDVFVAATVGRGVAA; the protein is encoded by the coding sequence ATCGAAGCTCGCCAGCTCACGCGGCGCTTCGGCGAGCTCGTCGCCGTCGACCACCTCGACCTCGCGATCCCGCGCGGCGAGATCTACGGCTTCCTCGGGCCGAACGGCTCCGGCAAGACGACGACCATCCGCATGCTGTGCGGGCTGCTCGCGCCCTCCGAGGGCGATGCGGTCGTGCTCGGTCTCGCCGTGCCGCGCGAGGCGCCGCGCCTGCGCGAGCGCATCGGCTACATGACGCAGCGCTTCTCGCTCTACGAGGACCTCACGGTCGACGAGAACCTCGCCTTCCTCGCGGAGGTGTACGCGCTCGCGCGCGCCGACGCGCCCGGGCGCATCGACGAGCTCTGCGAGGAGTACCGCCTCGGCGCGCTGCGCGCGCAGCTCGCCGGCACGCTCTCCGGCGGGCAGCGCCAGCGGCTCGCGCTCGCCGGCGCCGTGATCCACCACCCCGACCTCCTGTTCCTCGACGAGCCGACGAGCGCCGTCGACCCGGAGAGCCGGCGCGACTTCTGGGAGTCGCTGTTCCGGCTCGCCGACGCCGGCACGACGATCCTGGTCTCGACGCACTACATGGACGAGGCCGAGCGCTGCCACGCCCTCGCGATCCTCGACCGGGGCGTGCTCGTCGCGAACGGCGCGCCGCGCGCGCTGATGGACGAGCTCGCGGGCCTCGTCGTCGAGATCGAGGGCGACGAGCTGCGCGGCGCGCGCGCCGCGCTCGAGCCGCTCGACTTCGTGCGCAGCGTCGCGCAGCTCGGCACGCGCCTGCGCGCGCTCGTCGAGGGCACCGGCCGCGACGCGCAGGTGCAGCGCGCGCTCGACGAGCGCGGCGTGCCGGCGACGGCGCGCATCGCGGCGCCGAGCCTCGAGGACGTCTTCGTCGCGGCGACCGTCGGCCGCGGAGTCGCCGCATGA